One stretch of Brettanomyces nanus chromosome 4, complete sequence DNA includes these proteins:
- the RIX7 gene encoding Ribosome biogenesis ATPase rix7, whose protein sequence is MLYSLILQLLDERTEQMRKKGECNGPFSVALARNLTGLEIFGYAKTHEQSFSRIKEDNLRRSVDRMLKTIMDDEEEEMKNMGVDPISLAEQEEDDNGEKLMEVKDTNQANKSITDMWKGTDTENVSTDGERDTEAEGAGATSLEGSILDKKRARKKVSLSSGRSKRFKAAKDRSPPDLKLSSLGGLDNVVSELMETVGMPILHPEIYVATGIQPPRGVLLHGPPGCGKTTIANALAGELQVPFISLSAPSVVSGMSGESEKKVREIFEEAKRLAPCLVFFDEIDAITPKRDGGAQREMEKRIVAQLLTCMDNLSLENTGGKPVIVIGATNRPDSLDSALRRAGRFDREICINVPDEVGRYKILESMTRKLKSSGDLGLDDIAKMTPGFVGADLKSLVTAAGIAAIKRIFGALAEQKKLNDAIEGDMEVDIEERENFEVIEFGNAGTTGGTVIQNFLINHPDTLTPEQLEPLSISKADFVSALPTIQPTAKREGFATIPDVTWDHVGALAEVRVELHMAIVQPIKRPDIYLKVGITAPGGVLMWGPPGCGKTLLAKAVANESKANFISVKGPELLNKFVGESERAVRKVFARARASVPCIIFFDELDALVPRRDAALSEASSRVVNTLLTELDGLNDRRGIFVIGATNRPDMIDPAMLRPGRLDKTLYVKLPTAPERLEILRTLVRSNHTPIDDTVDLATIAYDERCGNFSGADLSSLVKEASVISLKRIFFKGIDEGNETVSVDPGDDDIVVTTKDFESALTSIKPSVSDRDRIRYDHLNKRWSKASMKKEEQ, encoded by the exons ATGc TATACAGTCTTATTTTACAATTATTAGACGAGAGGACGGAgcagatgaggaagaaggGGGAGTGTAATGGGCCTTTCAGTGTAGCATTAGCAAGGAATTTGACTGGACTGGAGATCTTTGGATATGCTAAAACACATGAGCAATCGTTCAGTCGaataaaagaagataatcTTCGTCGATCGGTGGACAGAATGTTGAAGACTATTatggatgatgaggaagaagagatgaaaaatatgGGAGTTGATCCTATTAGTTTAGCAGAgcaagaagaggatgataatGGAGAGAAGCTAATGGAGGTAAAAGATACGAATCAGGCAAACAAAAGCATTACTGACATGTGGAAGGGTACAGATACTGAGAACGTGTCCACTGATGGAGAGAGGGATACGGAGGCTGAGGGTGCTGGTGCCACTAGTCTTGAAGGTAGTATCTTAGATAAGAAGCGtgccagaaagaaagtatCATTGAGCTCGGGACGATCGAAAAGATTCAAAGCCGCCAAGGACAGATCTCCTCCAGATCTGAAGTTGAGCTCACTCGGAGGTCTTGACAACGTGGTATCAGAGCTTATGGAGACTGTTGGCATGCCTATATTACACCCGGAGATCTATGTGGCCACAGGCATCCAACCTCCACGGGGAGTGCTTCTTCATGGACCTCCTGGTTGTGGTAAAACTACGATAGCAAATGCTTTAGCCGGagaacttcaagttccGTTCATCAGTCTAAGTGCCCCGTCCGTTGTTAGCGGTATGTCAGGGGAGAgtgagaagaaagtgagaGAGATATTTGAGGAGGCTAAGCGATTGGCCCCTTGTTTGgttttctttgatgagattgacGCCATTACTCCTAAAAGAGACGGTGGTGCGCAGAgagagatggagaagagaataGTTGCCCAACTACTCACATGTATGGACAATCTATCACTTGAAAATACAGGTGGTAAGCCTGTCATAGTGATTGGTGCCACCAACAGACcggattctttggattcGGCACTTAGAAGAGCTGGCAGATTTGATAGAGAGATCTGTATTAATGTTCCTGATGAGGTAGGCAGATACAAGATTTTGGAGAGTATGACgagaaagttgaagagcAGCGGTGATTTAGGGCTCGATGATATTGCCAAGATGACCCCTGGGTTTGTTGGGGCCGACCTAAAATCTTTGGTGACAGCTGCTGGTATTGCCGCCATTAAAAGAATTTTTGGAGCTCTGGctgagcagaagaagctaaaTGACGCGATAGAAGGGGATATGGAAGTTGATATAGAAGAACGTGAGAATTTTGAAGTGATAGAATTTGGAAATGCTGGAACTACTGGTGGCACCGTAATTCAGAATTTCTTGATCAATCATCCAGATACTCTTACGCCGGAGCAACTTGAACCTCTAAGCATTAGCAAGGCCGATTTTGTCAGTGCATTACCGACGATTCAGCCTACCGCCAAAAGAGAAGGCTTTGCCACAATTCCAGATGTTACATGGGACCATGTGGGTGCATTGGCAGAGGTTCGTGTTGAATTACATATGGCTATTGTTCAGCCTATCAAACGTCCAGATATATACCTTAAGGTTGGTATTACTGCGCCAGGAGGTGTGTTGATGTGGGGTCCGCCTGGTTGTGGTAAGACCTTGTTAGCAAAAGCTGTTGCTAATGAGTCCAAGGCCAATTTCATCTCTGTCAAAGGACCAGAGTTGCTTAATAAGTTTGTGGGTGAGTCGGAAAGGGCTGTGAGGAAAGTTTTTGCACGGGCTCGTGCTTCTGTTCCGTGtattatcttctttgatgagtTGGATGCACTAGTTCCGAGAAGAGATGCTGCTCTAAGTGAAGCCAGTAGTAGAGTGGTGAATACATTACTAACGGAATTGGATGGATTAAATGACCGAAGGGGTATATTTGTAATTGGCGCTACAAATAGGCCGGATATGATAGATCCAGCCATGCTCCGACCAGGAAGATTGGATAAGACCCTGTATGTGAAACTCCCAACTGCCCCAGAAAGATTGGAGATCTTGAGAACACTGGTCAGATCAAATCATACGCCTATTGACGATACCGTTGATTTGGCTACGATTGCTTACGATGAGAGATGCGGGAACTTTTCGGGAGCAGATTTATCTTCGTTGGTGAAGGAGGCAAGTGtaatatctttgaagcgtatttttttcaaagGGATTGATGAGGGTAATGAAACAGTTTCCGTTGATCCTGGTGATGACGACATCGTAGTTACAACGAAGGACTTTGAATCAGCACTGACGTCAATTAAGCCTTCCGTTAGTGATCGGGATCGGATAAGGTATGACCATCTTAATAAGCGGTGGAGTAAAGCctcgatgaagaaagaagagcagtGA
- a CDS encoding uncharacterized protein (EggNog:ENOG41) has product MHSGPDLGLNSDDLSFPFSDYIDVTSTDGSLQDDRLEALLELSPFLDFPTAFTGVNDKNYFPISSFSSNYLMTRPNNHDMFPPAEACSPSPKLSELASSIYSKSASTHTPESTISPTTLSVSTSSQYPTQDYIHGPPQKSFQDPIQYPFETFIRDSTPDSIQSSLQTLVDLESLKRSNSDPGPEELPNSVQVKYISPYSLVRGFNVGKCGTKPPEEIPHDDLYKFVTCELDVSGASYDCICEPSWSSKESEEMRRIVRIQRIQTKNIVFADFSIVDTSAENSRSDPPENNRNDLLEVSCVRCECADGDEGINGSGFRYYITSVEVIKIVELLVHNTVNQSAKERRRERGRIRSNLAQLWWKDSINRKKWNNTTNHSGRKSENDCKVELAQRIMGYKTRKPRIFNKDVRILDWRSLVPALHRAMQCYHVKVPKVTTPNL; this is encoded by the exons ATGCA TTCGGGACCGGATCTTGGATTAAATTCCGACGACCTGTCTTTCCCTTTTAGCGACTACATAGATGTTACCTCTACGGACggatctcttcaagatgatAGACTCGAAGCTCTTCTGGAGTTAAGTCCTTTTCTAGACTTTCCAACTGCTTTTACTGGAGTGAATGACAAAAATTATTTTCCAATCTCCAGTTTTAGTTCGAACTACTTGATGACTCGGCCAAATAATCATGACATGTTTCCTCCTGCTGAAGCctgttctccttctcctaAGCTTTCCGAGTTGGCATCCAGTATCTATAGCAAGAGTGCCAGCACTCACACTCCAGAGAGTACTATTTCGCCTACCACTCTCTCtgtttcaacttcttctcagtATCCTACTCAGGACTACATTCACGGCCCACCTCAGAAGTCCTTCCAGGACCCCATCCAATACCCCTTTGAAACCTTTATTCGTGATTCCACTCCTGACTCTATTCAAAGTTCGCTTCAGACTTTAGTTGACCTGGAATCCCTCAAACGTTCTAATTCTGATCCTGGTCCAGAAGAGCTCCCTAATTCCGTGCAAGTCAAATACATATCTCCCTATTCTTTGGTTAGGGGCTTCAACGTGGGAAAATGTGGTACCAAACCACCTGAAGAAATTCCTCATGACGATCTCTATAAATTTGTTACTTGTGAACTAGATGTTTCTGGTGCTAGCTATGATTGCATTTGCGAACCTTCTTGGAGTAGTAAAGAATCTGAAGAaatgagaagaattgtTAGAATACAAAGAATACAGACAAAAAACATAGTGTTTGCAGACTTTAGCATCGTTGACACTAGCGCTGAAAATTCAAGATCTGATCCTCCAGAGAATAATAGAAATGATCTCCTGGAGGTGTCATGTGTTCGATGTGAATGTGCAGATGGAGACGAAGGAATCAATGGATCTGGCTTCAGATACTATATTACCAGTGTTGAGGTGATTAAGATTGTCGAACTATTAGTTCATAATACTGTTAATCAAAGTGCAAAGgagaggagaagagaaagggGTCGGATTAGATCTAATTTAGCGCAGCTTTGGTGGAAAGACTCTATTAATCGCAAGAAATGGAACAACACAACTAACCACTCAGGACGGAAATCGGAAAATGATTGTAAGGTGGAATTGGCTCAAAGGATTATGGGTTATAAAACAAGGAAACCAAGAATTTTCAACAAGGATGTTAGAATTCTCGATTGGCGGAGTCTAGTTCCTGCTTTACATAGGGCTATGCAGTGTTATCATGTGAAGGTTCCTAAGGTAACTACTCCTAATTTGTAA
- the MIC10 gene encoding Mitochondrial inner membrane organizing system component, translated as MSTIEKPTTKTTTASSDIINSKWDVVISNGIVKAGLGFGAGVLVSVLFFKRRAFPVWLGTGFGLGRAYSEGDSVFRDAGVREVRA; from the coding sequence ATGTCTACTATCGAAAAGCCAACCACGAAAACAACTACAGCATCTTCCGATATAATCAACTCCAAATGGGACGTGGTTATATCCAATGGTATAGTTAAGGCAGGTCTTGGCTTTGGTGCAGGTGTTCTAGTCTCTGtcttattcttcaagagaaggGCTTTTCCTGTTTGGTTGGGAACTGGTTTTGGTTTAGGTAGAGCTTATTCCGAGGGAGATTCTGTTTTCAGGGATGCTGGCGTGAGGGAGGTTAGGGCATAA
- the PPH3 gene encoding phosphoprotein phosphatase PP4 catalytic subunit, protein MLDLDHIIEDVRNCKLIPEYQIEELCRLAQELLLQESNIQLIDTPVTICGDIHGQLHDLITLFKIAKEPPQTKYLFLGDFVDRGFYSLETFLLLLCYKLRYSDRVYLIRGNHESRQITSVYGFYDECMRKYGSANVWRYCCEVFDYLALGACIVSPLGGEDAVFCVHGGLSPAVASIDAIRLIDRKQEVPHEGSMCDLLWSDPEENIPAWAVSPRGAGYLFGYTETEKFLYKNRISLIARAHQLVMEGYKELFDGGLVTVWSAPNYCYRCGNVAAVLSLDDQLNRTYTTFDSVIQGGTEVPSKKPVADYFL, encoded by the coding sequence ATGCTTGATTTAGACCATATAATAGAAGATGTACGCAACTGCAAACTTATTCCCGAATATCAGATCGAGGAACTTTGTCGTCTGGCTCAGGAATTACTCCTCCAAGAGTCGAATATACAGCTTATTGACACTCCCGTCACTATATGTGGAGATATTCACGGCCAGTTGCATGACTTGATTactctcttcaaaatagCCAAGGAACCACCACAGACAAAATACCTTTTTTTGGGAGACTTTGTGGATCGAGGCTTCTATTCATTGGAGACTTTCCTCCTGCTACTGTGCTACAAGTTACGATATTCGGACCGAGTATACTTGATAAGAGGGAATCATGAGTCGCGTCAGATCACGTCGGTGTACGGATTTTACGACGAGTGCATGAGGAAGTACGGGTCGGCCAACGTTTGGAGATACTGTTGCGAGGTATTTGATTACTTAGCTTTAGGAGCATGCATAGTAAGCCCCTTGGGTGGAGAGGACGCAGTGTTTTGCGTCCATGGAGGACTCTCTCCAGCAGTggcgtcgatcgacgcaaTTAGACTTATAGACAGAAAGCAAGAGGTCCCCCACGAAGGTTCGATGTGTGATCTACTCTGGTCAGATCCGGAAGAGAATATCCCTGCATGGGCCGTTTCACCCAGAGGTGCGGGCTATTTGTTTGGGTACACGGAGACGGAGAAGTTTTTGTACAAGAATCGAATAAGCTTGATAGCACGTGCACACCAGTTAGTGATGGAGGGTTACAAAGAGCTGTTTGATGGCGGATTGGTAACAGTCTGGTCGGCTCCTAACTACTGCTATCGATGCGGCAATGTGGCTGccgttctttctttggatgaCCAGCTGAATAGAACCTATACTACCTTCGATTCGGTCATTCAAGGAGGCACAGAAGTCCCCTCCAAGAAGCCTGTCGCGGACTATTTTTTGTAA
- the ANP1 gene encoding Mannan polymerase II complex anp1 subunit (CAZy:GT62): MSEKVGPPLSEASPSILSRTTGLASKFFGLLASLAIISYVIIASLRTDLYVPSFDSTTAQNTYYYDLRTYDGSTEGWFNNERIIFCVPLRDAAEHMPMFFGHMRNMTYPHHLIDLAFLVSDSKDDTMGLLVTMLREIQSDDDPQMHFGQIEIFEKDFGQVIGQGFSDRHGFAAQGPRRKLMAKSRNWLTSVALKTYHSWVYWRDVDVETAPQTILEDLMHHNKDVIVPNVWRPLPDWLGGQQPYDLNSWRESDGGLQLANTLDEDAVIVEGYVEYATWRPHLAYLRDPYGDPETEMDLDGIGGVSILCKASVFRFGAHFPAFSFEKHAETEGFGKMCRRMGLSVYGLPHYVIWHIYEPSTDDLKHMEWMAQEEMRMKKQKELMKDYKKIWRAGFESKEDEWEDERLRILKNSDPMKLSRNIEVDWSD, encoded by the coding sequence ATGTCGGAAAAAGTGGGACCTCCCTTAAGCGAAGCGTCTCCGTCAATACTAAGTCGGACCACTGGGCTTGCTTCAAAATTCTTTGGATTATTGGCATCACTAGCCATCATATCGTATGTGATAATAGCGTCGCTGCGGACCGACTTATACGTGCCCAGCTTTGATTCTACGACTGCTCAAAATACATATTATTATGATTTAAGGACCTACGACGGCTCTACAGAGGGATGGTTTAATAATGAACGAATAATCTTTTGCGTGCCTCTCCGTGACGCTGCTGAGCATATGCCTATGTTTTTCGGCCACATGAGAAATATGACCTATCCTCATCATTTAATTGACTTGGCATTTCTTGTCAGTGACTCTAAAGATGATACTATGGGACTTTTAGTGACGATGCTTAGAGAAATACAGAGTGACGATGATCCTCAGATGCACTTTGGCCAGATTGAAATTTTTGAGAAAGATTTTGGACAGGTTATTGGCCAAGGTTTCAGTGATCGTCATGGATTTGCAGCACAAGGTCCTAGAAGAAAGCTTATGGCCAAGTCGAGGAACTGGCTAACTTCCGTGGCGTTGAAAACCTACCATTCCTGGGTCTACTGGCGTGATGTTGACGTGGAGACGGCTCCTCAAACCattttggaagatcttATGCATCACAATAAGGATGTCATTGTCCCCAATGTTTGGAGACCCCTTCCTGACTGGTTGGGGGGCCAGCAGCCTTATGACTTGAACTCCTGGCGAGAAAGCGATGGTGGTTTACAATTGGCCAACACTTTGGACGAGGATGCTGTTATAGTGGAAGGTTATGTGGAGTATGCTACTTGGAGACCCCATTTGGCCTATCTAAGAGACCCTTACGGTGATCCAGAGACGGAAATGGATCTTGATGGTATTGGAGGAGTGTCAATTCTTTGCAAGGCCAGTGTCTTTCGGTTCGGTGCTCATTTCCCGGCATTTTCGTTTGAGAAGCATGCTGAAACGGAAGGTTTTGGAAAGATGTGTCGGCGTATGGGCCTGTCTGTGTACGGTCTTCCACATTATGTCATATGGCACATCTACGAGCCATCAACAGATGATTTAAAGCATATGGAATGGATGGCACAGGAGGaaatgaggatgaagaaacaaaaagaacTGATGAAAGACTATAAGAAGATTTGGAGGGCAGGATTCGAGAGTAAGGAGGATGAATGGGAGGATGAACGATTGAGaatcttgaaaaactcAGACCCTATGAAGCTCTCTAGAAATATCGAGGTCGATTGGAGCGACTGA
- a CDS encoding uncharacterized protein (EggNog:ENOG41), translated as MIISLFLAFIGLLWLVHRVSVLLSVKVDKAVKVLNVSVPSVPLISVDKVTYHSIVLHWDCEGSNGSNGSGSPGAVNVDSENPRDNPLQSLSSAGLDGPPLLSQASPASISHFVLYINGLEASVVDGAKQSCTLEGLNPNTNYEIDLVAFNMANFRSRSSPIFVKTASSAASGSESNTVGESGTSLDHPDVLLRALVPNGSRASQLMVHEAFRSRSRSSAIDGSSNLTFEPFEPIRTAPNLITDINELKFLLESGLDEVRSLMKSYREAEQEFKDEEANLVLARNEARQRRRIEDSNRANIRQEIKYLEEQRMKTENRLSADRTKLALRLKKMEQKQNQIASWRIMTNEMQHKRSLQGDKLPKLQEERVHEIQDLNKDVFSLQAEVHGLDSEIKSDLTQKKPLDLQKQEIVLMLSLIEQETDLQTGLVKPAAEEELQKLFKLKPEWQKELTDEVCSIDKRSEAEWRGLQKKEFQKIEKLKRQMDELNELNSLSVAVSGNAFSSMSNTVPSPSYSASQNWSESSSDMNHLLPQNLIDADDISQVQVPQVLSRSLDASQAPSAPSSATGSAASPGGGIGILSGGVYSDINSPMDYPITSLGVLASNASNFANGNIVGSPQSLRATPLQPTDSVISSSFLDMNSQTSPFATSSIAANAGTPMEIALSSSLPGSQELDDATKNLSYNRRSVFDGFSTIGSNVSNRSIGNSPSHKEGVPVQFSNLFSTLSQESAAVVAAAVSADGASVANTTDYGKSSLELISRARSTSFGSSIWSNNNTNAAAGGKSMWGNSLGVLGTPIAIVGSNEEMPQQKSSGSHRLLHGVARLKTWGTSSTSSSSDTVEENNFEQREGEEDGEGNSHQSSPSFFRSKIFKFGTSPTKTATKSSDKSNIAITLLPEEPTELHGIDNKSNSGSSSGHLGSGFGSRSSRFFKLGSRKASLHPQSGGTVENSNATGQSGNEGMENASSGSNGSMFSRKLNFGFKRDKDKVDRIEEE; from the coding sequence ATGATcatatctctttttctggCATTCATCGGTCTTTTGTGGCTGGTACATCGTGTTTCGGTGCTCCTATCGGTTAAGGTCGACAAGGCTGTCAAGGTCCTCAATGTATCCGTCCCTAGCGTCCCCCTAATATCTGTGGATAAAGTTACTTATCACAGTATTGTGCTGCATTGGGACTGCGAGGGATCCAATGGATCCAATGGATCGGGTAGTCCTGGAGCTGTCAATGTCGACTCTGAAAATCCAAGGGATAATCCCTTGCAGAGCTTGTCTTCTGCGGGTTTGGATGGGCCTCCTCTACTATCTCAGGCATCTCCTGCCTCGATAAGCCATTTCGTTCTCTATATAAACGGTCTGGAAGCCTCTGTTGTCGATGGAGCGAAGCAGAGCTGTACATTGGAAGGTCTCAATCCCAATACCAATTACGAGATAGATCTGGTGGCTTTCAATATGGCCAATTTCAGATCTCGAAGTTCACCTATATTCGTCAAAACTGCCTCCTCTGCCGCATCTGGTAGTGAATCTAATACAGTTGGTGAATCTGGGACTTCTCTGGATCATCCAGATGTTTTGCTTCGAGCTTTGGTACCGAATGGGTCAAGGGCAAGTCAATTAATGGTGCATGAAGCCTTCAgatcaagatcaagaagctcTGCCATCGATGGGTCCTCGAACTTAACTTTTGAGCCGTTTGAGCCCATAAGAACTGCGCCTAACCTTATAACAGACATCAATGAATTGAAGTTTTTGCTAGAAAGTGGATTGGATGAAGTCCgaagtttgatgaagtcaTACAGAGAGGCAGAGCAAGAGTtcaaggatgaagaagcaaatttGGTTTTGGCTCGTAATGAAGCAAGACAAAGAAGACGTATCGAAGATTCCAATAGAGCAAATATCCGCCAAGAAATCaagtatcttgaagaacagCGAATGAAAACCGAGAATAGGCTGTCTGCAGACCGAACGAAGCTGGCTCTTAGGctaaagaagatggagcAAAAGCAGAATCAAATTGCGTCGTGGCGGATCATGACCAATGAAATGCAGCATAAAAGAAGTTTGCAGGGTGATAAGCTGCCGAAGCTGCAGGAGGAGAGAGTACATGAAATTCAGGATCTTAATAAGGATGTTTTCTCTTTACAAGCAGAAGTACATGGCTTAGATTCCGAAATAAAATCCGATTTGACCCAGAAAAAACCGCTGGATCTTCAGAAGCAGGAAATCGTGTTGATGCTTTCACTTATTGAGCAAGAGACAGACCTTCAGACCGGGCTTGTTAAACCTGcagctgaagaagagcttcAAAAGTTGTTTAAATTGAAGCCAGAATGGCAAAAGGAGCTCACAGATGAAGTTTGTAGTATAGACAAGAGATCTGAAGCAGAATGGAGAGGtctccagaagaaagagtttcagaaaatagagaaattgaaaaggcAGATGGATGAACTTAATGAACTCAACAGTCTTAGTGTCGCTGTAAGCGGTAATGCTTTCAGTAGTATGAGCAATACTGttccttcaccttcataTTCGGCTTCTCAGAATTGGTCTGAGTCTTCCTCTGATATGAATCATCTCTTACCGCAAAATCTTATTGATGCGGACGATATATCCCAGGTTCAGGTCCCACAGGTTTTATCGAGGTCTCTAGATGCTTCGCAGGCACCTTCTGCTCCTTCATCCGCCACAGGCTCTGCTGCTTCACCTGGTGGTGGTATAGGTATCCTTTCTGGAGGTGTTTACAGTGATATCAATTCTCCTATGGATTACCCGATTACGTCTCTTGGTGTTCTTGCCAGCAATGCATCTAATTTTGCCAATGGGAACATTGTTGGTTCGCCACAATCCTTACGCGCCACGCCTCTTCAACCTACTGACAGCGTAATCTCAAGTTCGTTCTTGGATATGAATTCACAGACATCGCCGTTTGCTACTTCGTCCATTGCTGCCAATGCTGGCACACCAATGGAAATTGCCTTATCGTCATCCCTGCCTGGTTCTCAAGAGCTGGATGATGCTACCAAAAATTTAAGTTATAATCGCCGTTCTGTCTTTGATGGATTTTCTACTATTGGGTCGAATGTTAGCAATCGGAGTATTGGTAATTCACCCTCACATAAAGAGGGGGTACCTGTTCAGTTTTCGAACCTGTTTAGCACACTATCTCAAGAATCAGCTGCCGTTGTTGCTGCCGCTGTAAGTGCTGACGGTGCGAGCGTCGCGAATACTACTGACTACGGTAAGAGCTCGCTGGAACTGATATCACGCGCCCGTAGCACTAGTTTTGGCTCGAGCATTTGGAGCAATAACAACACCAATGCTGCAGCTGGCGGTAAGAGTATGTGGGGTAACTCTCTTGGTGTGCTGGGTACACCTATAGCAATTGTTGGTAGTAACGAGGAGATGCCACAACAGAAAAGTTCTGGGTCACACAGATTACTGCATGGTGTTGCTAGATTGAAAACGTGGGGTACTTCAAGTACATCGTCATCCTCGGATACTGTGGAAGAAAATAACTTTGAGCAGCGGgaaggagaggaagatggagaaggaaaCTCGCACCAGAGTTCACCCTCATTCTTCAGGAgcaagatcttcaaattcgGCACAAGCCCAACGAAAACTGCCACGAAGTCTAGCGATAAGTCCAATATTGCCATAACACTTTTGCCAGAAGAGCCCACCGAATTACATGGGATTGACAACAAATCGAATAGTGGATCGTCTTCAGGGCATTTGGGAAGTGGCTTCGGCTCGAGATCGTCaagatttttcaaattggGTTCCAGGAAAGCTTCGTTACATCCACAAAGTGGAGGAACCGTGGAGAATAGCAATGCAACTGGACAATCTGGAAATGAAGGGATGGAAAATGCATCGTCTGGATCTAATGGAAGTATGTTTTCTAGGAAGCTAAACTTTGGATTCAAGAGAGATAAAGATAAGGTGGACAGAATAGAAGAGGAGTAA